One genomic segment of Mycolicibacterium gilvum includes these proteins:
- a CDS encoding replication initiator → MVRRASSPGFDTWWDTAERSGFCASPIRLEASDEFGRQHHVLTRCNNRRALACPSCSDLYARDIWQLIHAGLDGGHHGIPNTVADHPQLFVTLTAPSFGAVHTIRHNGQCHPGGRQATQCGHGRIVRCDCAHHAEDPAVGQPICIDCYDYVGHVLFAWHAPELWRRFTIRLRRFLAQELRTRGVDPMGTRPSFVKVVELQRRGVPHFHAVIRLDAASPPGEALSPPDANLEMGAFVELVRRAAFDTKLAIGNEAVLRFGEQLDIKCISGAGMAGTDTDIHNRRVAGYLAKYVTKSVTDLGLDARRLSEEGIDQIDVTDHVRRILHTIASVAREERYQEMVLWLHTLGFRGHVTSKSRQFSTTMKALRDQRAAWRREQADSGSEGTTVQPLMWEFDRSGYDNVGDRLLVVSASTRAREQRLAGRSALKEGA, encoded by the coding sequence ATGGTGCGGCGGGCTTCGTCTCCTGGTTTCGACACCTGGTGGGATACCGCAGAGAGGTCCGGGTTCTGCGCGAGCCCAATTCGCCTGGAGGCCTCCGACGAGTTCGGCCGACAGCATCACGTACTTACGAGGTGTAACAACCGTCGCGCGTTGGCGTGCCCGTCATGCTCTGATCTGTATGCCCGCGACATCTGGCAGCTGATCCACGCCGGCCTCGACGGCGGCCATCACGGTATTCCCAACACCGTGGCCGACCACCCCCAGTTGTTCGTCACGCTCACCGCGCCGAGTTTCGGCGCTGTCCACACAATCCGACACAACGGGCAGTGCCATCCCGGCGGTCGGCAGGCGACACAGTGCGGTCATGGACGAATCGTCCGATGCGACTGCGCTCATCACGCTGAGGACCCCGCCGTGGGCCAGCCGATATGCATAGATTGCTATGACTACGTGGGTCACGTTCTGTTCGCCTGGCACGCTCCCGAACTCTGGCGTCGATTTACGATTCGTCTCCGTCGATTCCTCGCCCAAGAACTGAGAACCCGCGGAGTCGATCCGATGGGTACACGGCCGTCCTTCGTCAAAGTTGTTGAGCTACAACGAAGGGGCGTTCCTCACTTCCACGCCGTCATCCGACTGGATGCGGCGTCGCCTCCGGGAGAAGCGCTTTCTCCTCCGGACGCCAATCTGGAGATGGGCGCGTTCGTCGAGTTGGTGCGGCGGGCGGCGTTCGACACCAAGCTCGCGATCGGCAACGAGGCCGTTCTGCGCTTCGGCGAGCAATTGGATATCAAGTGCATCAGCGGGGCCGGTATGGCCGGCACTGACACCGATATCCACAACCGCCGCGTTGCCGGTTATCTGGCCAAGTACGTCACCAAGTCCGTGACAGATCTTGGCCTTGATGCCCGGCGTCTGAGCGAGGAAGGAATCGATCAAATCGATGTGACGGACCATGTGCGCCGCATACTCCATACGATCGCTTCCGTCGCCCGCGAAGAGCGATATCAGGAAATGGTCCTCTGGCTGCACACCCTCGGCTTCCGAGGGCACGTGACGAGCAAGTCCCGACAGTTTTCGACGACCATGAAGGCGCTGCGTGACCAGCGCGCTGCCTGGCGCCGCGAGCAGGCCGACTCGGGATCGGAGGGCACCACCGTCCAGCCGCTGATGTGGGAGTTCGACCGCTCGGGCTACGACAACGTCGGTGACCGCCTGCTGGTCGTTTCGGCTTCTACTCGCGCTCGTGAGCAACGGCTCGCCGGGCGCAGCGCATTGAAGGAAGGGGCGTGA
- a CDS encoding FtsK/SpoIIIE domain-containing protein produces the protein MFDSSNARKPKASGSTESEWDETITLILTGVAKGLGVLIWWSVLFPMISLPLLVSLWVGIQYAPILGLLVAVASGTTLAAWACLSPESFDEWITARMRSRWRTWWIYRHRWETICTLHGLTASMANRTLVPTLRSVSIGATRDVVVVQILVGQSAADWQKKTLALAEAFRAERVTVRSHKPGEVNITVHHGDALAVSIRLRRPIRESRADLTNIDIGIIESGKPWRIPVLGHHIMVAGATGAGKGSVLWSLISGLAPGIRAGTVRILVVDPKGGMEFGRGQRLFAGFAYDNGERTLALLRAAAQVMQHRAQRLRGHTRLHTPSTSAPLLVVVVDEIASLTAYISDRKVRSEVEQLLGLLLSQGRAVGVSVVAAVQDPSKDVLPIRQLFSVRVGMRMTETTQTTMVLGAAARDAGALCDEISTATPGVAYVCQDGRAEPLRVRAFHVTDDDIDYLAEHFSPCPGKSAR, from the coding sequence ATGTTTGATTCCTCGAACGCCCGTAAGCCGAAAGCGTCAGGCAGCACTGAGTCCGAGTGGGACGAGACCATCACGCTGATCCTCACGGGTGTGGCGAAGGGACTCGGTGTCCTCATTTGGTGGTCGGTGCTGTTTCCGATGATCAGCCTGCCCTTGCTCGTGAGCCTCTGGGTTGGAATTCAGTACGCGCCGATCCTTGGATTGCTCGTCGCCGTCGCATCGGGGACAACTCTGGCGGCGTGGGCATGCCTCTCACCCGAGTCGTTCGACGAATGGATTACCGCCAGGATGCGGTCGCGATGGCGGACCTGGTGGATCTATCGACACCGCTGGGAGACCATCTGCACGTTGCATGGTCTGACGGCCTCAATGGCCAATCGCACGCTAGTGCCGACGCTTCGGTCGGTATCGATTGGTGCGACCCGTGACGTCGTTGTCGTTCAGATTCTTGTCGGGCAGTCGGCGGCCGACTGGCAGAAAAAGACGCTCGCGCTCGCCGAAGCCTTCCGGGCCGAGCGGGTGACAGTTCGTTCTCACAAACCCGGCGAGGTCAACATCACCGTGCATCACGGCGATGCTTTGGCCGTCTCCATCCGGCTGCGACGGCCGATCCGTGAATCCCGTGCTGACCTCACGAACATCGATATCGGCATCATCGAGTCCGGAAAGCCTTGGCGTATACCGGTCTTGGGCCACCATATTATGGTCGCTGGCGCCACCGGCGCGGGTAAAGGATCAGTTCTTTGGTCGCTCATCTCCGGCCTCGCCCCAGGAATACGGGCCGGGACCGTCCGGATCTTGGTCGTCGATCCCAAGGGAGGCATGGAGTTTGGTCGTGGACAGCGACTGTTCGCCGGATTCGCCTACGACAACGGCGAACGCACACTCGCGTTGCTGCGGGCGGCGGCCCAGGTCATGCAGCACCGGGCGCAGCGCCTTCGCGGGCACACCCGCTTGCACACCCCGTCAACCTCTGCGCCCCTCCTCGTGGTCGTGGTGGATGAGATCGCCTCGCTGACTGCCTATATCAGCGATCGCAAAGTTCGTTCCGAAGTCGAGCAACTCCTCGGGTTGTTGCTCTCTCAGGGTCGCGCGGTTGGTGTTTCCGTGGTCGCGGCAGTGCAAGACCCCTCGAAGGACGTGTTACCGATCCGGCAGTTGTTCTCCGTTCGGGTCGGGATGCGGATGACCGAGACCACGCAGACAACGATGGTCCTGGGCGCCGCTGCCCGTGACGCTGGAGCGCTCTGCGATGAGATATCGACGGCGACTCCTGGTGTGGCGTATGTCTGTCAGGACGGGCGCGCCGAACCGCTAAGGGTGCGCGCTTTCCATGTCACTGACGACGATATCGACTATCTTGCTGAGCATTTCAGTCCCTGCCCTGGAAAGTCAGCACGGTGA
- a CDS encoding SCO3933 family regulatory protein, whose protein sequence is MKLKIDTTGVSFVCTRAPEQRVAFDTGQPRIDRETGQPLWQVQLMALDVSGAEVIAVTVAGDPGVSVAQPVQVDGLIASPWNQDGRSGVAYRADAIRASGAPLSGVVAPPRSAPPSGTPAGPGKTAA, encoded by the coding sequence ATGAAACTGAAGATTGATACAACCGGGGTGTCGTTCGTCTGCACGCGGGCACCGGAGCAGCGCGTGGCATTCGACACGGGGCAACCCCGGATCGACCGCGAGACCGGCCAGCCGCTGTGGCAGGTGCAGCTGATGGCGCTCGATGTTTCGGGTGCCGAGGTCATCGCCGTCACCGTCGCCGGTGACCCCGGAGTGAGCGTTGCCCAGCCCGTTCAGGTTGACGGCCTCATCGCGTCCCCTTGGAACCAAGACGGGCGCAGCGGTGTCGCCTACCGGGCAGACGCCATCCGCGCTTCCGGTGCACCGCTATCTGGGGTGGTCGCCCCGCCGAGATCGGCGCCCCCATCAGGAACGCCGGCCGGTCCCGGCAAGACGGCCGCCTGA